In the Parasteatoda tepidariorum isolate YZ-2023 chromosome 3, CAS_Ptep_4.0, whole genome shotgun sequence genome, one interval contains:
- the LOC107443903 gene encoding lethal(2) giant larvae protein homolog 1 isoform X3: MFKFKSSKTQQSNTEIAKSVEDFVSFNKIATLGFPHKPTALAWEPHLCLMAIGTQFGSIRIYGAPGVLFSGDLRQKLCITDLIFISKKARLICLCSDNSLHLWELNEKNEIWCLEEIKSFVLVGLMKKITAIFLNSSADILYLGTMCGNIYTLNVETFEIAESVIYQDVVVQNIPDDKKLKQGAVKIISCQPSCTDCLLIGYQQGLLALWDVKKLVVISTFISSQSLESVAWQHSGIKFMSSHSDGSYVVWSTEDSSKPAEVPMTPYGPFSCKSIDKILWKTIKGGDDFIIFSGGMPRSNYGEKHTLTIMCGERHEVLDLSSKVIDFFTISDVFDDSEFDNVHALIILLEEELIALDLESESWLPFKYPYLEIPHSSPITCFQYISEVHKDMWRILMSCQRENSKFQSESEWPIKGGKVCQNNNAENNILVTGHENGCIKIWNATPTSLQLFHTFYTSELFVAVDFMEENDSGGEEWPPFRKLGNFDSLLDDSRFAIRSIILNDVCKTLVAGGSAGQIFVLQFSDVEAEKETIVTRVTIGDKCDSNIWCNPQPLIVRHGKRKFDKGFHVQCVVQLNPPAPVTSIAFHAEWNLLAAGITHGFLLYDIVQKKSVLSRYTLNISDSNNVIANVSPKAKSLKRSFRESFRKLKIRSKSLKKERTDSLCSDIPEDISRENSMKRESFTASPDPTLASSTSAELRAFDGDSESHVDDVINSVQCLYFAQSFIINNVITTPTLWVGTSCGCIYIYTITMPASDCRTSDAITCQLGKEVQLKHQAPILGIHIVDHRGYPLPDPLDVQCQRLKPADLCGSHRVVVCTEEQIKVFTLPSMKTFCKNKISMIEGYHICKVGFCSFPNRTDPKTYECCVLTLSRSSGITLYSTPELKKFISFNYCSLEDNEYLHKAYLLNSGLLVCLNSMSEFEIVSLSASIIAKPVCKIELPEGARKPFRPLESIVLEMQNIAPQSYHNNTNNTNNIEPSSEVNSYGNVEQASCKGHH, translated from the exons atgtttaaatttaaaagttctaaaacTCAACAGTCAAACACTGAGATAGCTAAGTCAGTTGAAGATTTTGTCTCTTTTAACAAg atAGCTACTCTTGGTTTTCCTCATAAGCCTACAGCTCTAGCATGGGAGCCTCATTTATGTCTAATGGCAATTGGAACTCAGTTTGGGTCTATAAGAAT TTATGGTGCTCCTGGTGTTCTATTTTCTGGAGATCTGAGGCAAAAACTGTGCATTactgatttaattttcatttctaaaaag GCTCGTTTGATTTGTTTGTGCTCTGATAACAGTCTACATTTATgggaattaaatgaaaagaatgaaatatggTGCTTAGAAGAAATAAAGTCATTTGTTCTTGTTGGATT gatgAAAAAGATAACtgctatatttttgaattcttctGCTGATATTCTTTACTTGGGAACAATGTGTGGCAACATTTATACCTTGAATGTTGAAACCTTTGAAATTGCTGAAAGTGTTATCTACCAAGATGTTGTTGTGCAAAA TATTCCAgatgataaaaaattgaaacaaggagcagttaaaattatttcttgtcaGCCATCTTGTACAGATTGTCTTTTGATTGGTTATCAGCAAGGATTACTAGCTTTATGGGATGTAAAGAAGTTGGTTGTTATCAGTACATTTATTAGTAGTCag aGTTTAGAATCTGTTGCATGGCAGCATTCAGGAATTAAGTTTATGAGTTCTCATAGTGATGGTAGTTATGTCGTATGGAGTACTGAAGATTCCTCTAAACCAGCAGAAGTACCCATGACACCATATG GTCCATTTTCATGTAAATCCATTGATAAGATCTTGTGGAAAACTATAAAAGGCGG ggatgattttataatattttctggtGGAATGCCTCGATCCAATTATGGAGAGAAACATACTTTGACAATCATGTGTGGTGAAAGGCATGAAGTTTTGGACTTATCCTCCaaagttatagatttttttactatatctGATGTTTTTGATGATTCAG AATTCGATAATGTTCATGCGTTAATCATATTGCTTGAAGAAGAGCTTATAGCACTAGACTTAGAGTCTGAATCTTGGCTGCCATTTAAGTATCCTTATTTAGAAATCCCTCATTCTTCACCTATAACATGTTTTCAGTACATTTCTGAGGTTCATAAAGATATGTGGAGGATTTTAATGAGCTGCCAGAGGGAAAACTCAAAATTCCAGTCTGAGAgt GAGTGGCCAATTAAAGGTGGTAAGGTTTGTCAGAATAATAATGCTGAAAACAACATTCTAGTCACTGGTCATGAAAATGGGTGCATAAAAATTTGGAATGCAACTCCAACATCGCTGCAGTTGTTTCACACTTTCTATACATCAGAATTGTTTGTTGCTGTTGATTTCATGGAAGAAAATGATAGTGGTGGGGAGGAATGGCCTCCATTTCGAAAG CTTGGAAATTTTGATTCTCTTTTGGATGATTCACGTTTTGCAATTCGCAGCATCATTTTGAATGATGTGTGCAAAACGCTTGTTGCAGGAGGATCTGCTGGACAAATCTTTGTACTTCAATTCTCAGATGTTGAAGCAGAGAAGGAaacaatt GTTACACGAGTTACAATTGGTGACAAATGCGATAGTAACATATGGTGTAATCCGCAACCATTAATTGTTCGACATGGTAAAAGGAAATTTGACAAAGGTTTTCATGTCCAGTGTGTTGTTCAATTGAATCCTCCTGCTCCTGTTACATCCATAGCATTTCATGCAGAGTGGAATTT ATTAGCTGCTGGCATTACACATGGGTTTCTTCTGTATGACATAGTACAAAAGAAATCTGTTTTATCAAGGTATACTTTAAACATTTCAg ataGCAATAATGTGATAGCAAATGTCTCTCCAAAAGCTAAATCTTTAAAAAGGTCATTTAGAGAATCATTTCGGAAGCTGAAAATCAGGAGTAAATCTCTGAAAAAAGAGCGTACAGACTCTTTATGCAGTGATATACCTGAAGATAT TTCGAGGGAAAACAGCATGAAGCGAGAAAGTTTCACTGCCAGTCCTGATCCAACTTTAGCCAGTTCCACTTCAGCTGAACTCCGTGCCTTTGATGGGGATAGTGAATCTCATGTTGATGATGTGATCAATTCCGTTCAATGTTTATATTTTGcacaaagttttattattaaca ATGTGATTACTACTCCTACTTTATGGGTTGGTACAAGTTGTGGctgcatttatatatatacaattacaATGCCTGCCAGTGACTGTCGTACGTCTGATGCAATCACATGCCAGTTag GTAAAGAAGTACAGTTAAAACATCAAGCTCCAATTTTGGGTATACACATTGTTGATCATAGAGGATATCCACTACCTGATCCACTTGATGTTCAGTGTCAAAGATTAAAACCAGCTGATCTTTGTGGAAGTCATAGGGTTGTAGTTTGTACAGAAGAGCAAATTAAA GTTTTCACTTTACCAAGCATGAAAACGttttgtaagaataaaatttccatgataGAGGGCTACCATATATGTAAAGTTGGATTCTGTAGTTTTCCTAATCGAACTG aTCCAAAAACATATGAGTGTTGTGTTCTTACTCTTTCACGATCCAGTGGGATAACATTGTACAGTACTCccgagttaaaaaaatttatttccttcaatTACTGTTCCTTAGAAGACAACGA atatttacaCAAGGCATACCTATTGAATAGCGGTCTACTAGTATGTTTGAATTCTATGTCTGAGTTTGAAATAGTTTCCCTTTCTGCTTCAATCATTGCAAAACCAGTTTGTAAAATTGAACTTCCAGAAGGTGCCAGAAAACCCTTTAGACCTCTAGAGAGCATTGTTTTGGAAATGCAGAACATAGCACCTCAAAg ttatcATAACAATactaataatacaaataatatcgAACCATCAAGTGAAGTGAATAGTTATGGCAATGTAGAACAAGCtag
- the LOC107443903 gene encoding lethal(2) giant larvae protein homolog 1 isoform X2 has protein sequence MFKFKSSKTQQSNTEIAKSVEDFVSFNKIATLGFPHKPTALAWEPHLCLMAIGTQFGSIRIYGAPGVLFSGDLRQKLCITDLIFISKKARLICLCSDNSLHLWELNEKNEIWCLEEIKSFVLVGLMKKITAIFLNSSADILYLGTMCGNIYTLNVETFEIAESVIYQDVVVQNIPDDKKLKQGAVKIISCQPSCTDCLLIGYQQGLLALWDVKKLVVISTFISSQSLESVAWQHSGIKFMSSHSDGSYVVWSTEDSSKPAEVPMTPYGPFSCKSIDKILWKTIKGGDDFIIFSGGMPRSNYGEKHTLTIMCGERHEVLDLSSKVIDFFTISDVFDDSEFDNVHALIILLEEELIALDLESESWLPFKYPYLEIPHSSPITCFQYISEVHKDMWRILMSCQRENSKFQSESEWPIKGGKVCQNNNAENNILVTGHENGCIKIWNATPTSLQLFHTFYTSELFVAVDFMEENDSGGEEWPPFRKLGNFDSLLDDSRFAIRSIILNDVCKTLVAGGSAGQIFVLQFSDVEAEKETIVTRVTIGDKCDSNIWCNPQPLIVRHGKRKFDKGFHVQCVVQLNPPAPVTSIAFHAEWNLLAAGITHGFLLYDIVQKKSVLSRYTLNISDSNNVIANVSPKAKSLKRSFRESFRKLKIRSKSLKKERTDSLCSDIPEDISRENSMKRESFTASPDPTLASSTSAELRAFDGDSESHVDDVINSVQCLYFAQSFIINNVITTPTLWVGTSCGCIYIYTITMPASDCRTSDAITCQLGKEVQLKHQAPILGIHIVDHRGYPLPDPLDVQCQRLKPADLCGSHRVVVCTEEQIKVFTLPSMKTFCKNKISMIEGYHICKVGFCSFPNRTDPKTYECCVLTLSRSSGITLYSTPELKKFISFNYCSLEDNEYLHKAYLLNSGLLVCLNSMSEFEIVSLSASIIAKPVCKIELPEGARKPFRPLESIVLEMQNIAPQRRLSNTSSLRNNDQNDTTDAENLSNRNRELQNQNGGSSETVSQQQLQRAPLAIIEELNSSDESHLNLSSNPPRNSCGS, from the exons atgtttaaatttaaaagttctaaaacTCAACAGTCAAACACTGAGATAGCTAAGTCAGTTGAAGATTTTGTCTCTTTTAACAAg atAGCTACTCTTGGTTTTCCTCATAAGCCTACAGCTCTAGCATGGGAGCCTCATTTATGTCTAATGGCAATTGGAACTCAGTTTGGGTCTATAAGAAT TTATGGTGCTCCTGGTGTTCTATTTTCTGGAGATCTGAGGCAAAAACTGTGCATTactgatttaattttcatttctaaaaag GCTCGTTTGATTTGTTTGTGCTCTGATAACAGTCTACATTTATgggaattaaatgaaaagaatgaaatatggTGCTTAGAAGAAATAAAGTCATTTGTTCTTGTTGGATT gatgAAAAAGATAACtgctatatttttgaattcttctGCTGATATTCTTTACTTGGGAACAATGTGTGGCAACATTTATACCTTGAATGTTGAAACCTTTGAAATTGCTGAAAGTGTTATCTACCAAGATGTTGTTGTGCAAAA TATTCCAgatgataaaaaattgaaacaaggagcagttaaaattatttcttgtcaGCCATCTTGTACAGATTGTCTTTTGATTGGTTATCAGCAAGGATTACTAGCTTTATGGGATGTAAAGAAGTTGGTTGTTATCAGTACATTTATTAGTAGTCag aGTTTAGAATCTGTTGCATGGCAGCATTCAGGAATTAAGTTTATGAGTTCTCATAGTGATGGTAGTTATGTCGTATGGAGTACTGAAGATTCCTCTAAACCAGCAGAAGTACCCATGACACCATATG GTCCATTTTCATGTAAATCCATTGATAAGATCTTGTGGAAAACTATAAAAGGCGG ggatgattttataatattttctggtGGAATGCCTCGATCCAATTATGGAGAGAAACATACTTTGACAATCATGTGTGGTGAAAGGCATGAAGTTTTGGACTTATCCTCCaaagttatagatttttttactatatctGATGTTTTTGATGATTCAG AATTCGATAATGTTCATGCGTTAATCATATTGCTTGAAGAAGAGCTTATAGCACTAGACTTAGAGTCTGAATCTTGGCTGCCATTTAAGTATCCTTATTTAGAAATCCCTCATTCTTCACCTATAACATGTTTTCAGTACATTTCTGAGGTTCATAAAGATATGTGGAGGATTTTAATGAGCTGCCAGAGGGAAAACTCAAAATTCCAGTCTGAGAgt GAGTGGCCAATTAAAGGTGGTAAGGTTTGTCAGAATAATAATGCTGAAAACAACATTCTAGTCACTGGTCATGAAAATGGGTGCATAAAAATTTGGAATGCAACTCCAACATCGCTGCAGTTGTTTCACACTTTCTATACATCAGAATTGTTTGTTGCTGTTGATTTCATGGAAGAAAATGATAGTGGTGGGGAGGAATGGCCTCCATTTCGAAAG CTTGGAAATTTTGATTCTCTTTTGGATGATTCACGTTTTGCAATTCGCAGCATCATTTTGAATGATGTGTGCAAAACGCTTGTTGCAGGAGGATCTGCTGGACAAATCTTTGTACTTCAATTCTCAGATGTTGAAGCAGAGAAGGAaacaatt GTTACACGAGTTACAATTGGTGACAAATGCGATAGTAACATATGGTGTAATCCGCAACCATTAATTGTTCGACATGGTAAAAGGAAATTTGACAAAGGTTTTCATGTCCAGTGTGTTGTTCAATTGAATCCTCCTGCTCCTGTTACATCCATAGCATTTCATGCAGAGTGGAATTT ATTAGCTGCTGGCATTACACATGGGTTTCTTCTGTATGACATAGTACAAAAGAAATCTGTTTTATCAAGGTATACTTTAAACATTTCAg ataGCAATAATGTGATAGCAAATGTCTCTCCAAAAGCTAAATCTTTAAAAAGGTCATTTAGAGAATCATTTCGGAAGCTGAAAATCAGGAGTAAATCTCTGAAAAAAGAGCGTACAGACTCTTTATGCAGTGATATACCTGAAGATAT TTCGAGGGAAAACAGCATGAAGCGAGAAAGTTTCACTGCCAGTCCTGATCCAACTTTAGCCAGTTCCACTTCAGCTGAACTCCGTGCCTTTGATGGGGATAGTGAATCTCATGTTGATGATGTGATCAATTCCGTTCAATGTTTATATTTTGcacaaagttttattattaaca ATGTGATTACTACTCCTACTTTATGGGTTGGTACAAGTTGTGGctgcatttatatatatacaattacaATGCCTGCCAGTGACTGTCGTACGTCTGATGCAATCACATGCCAGTTag GTAAAGAAGTACAGTTAAAACATCAAGCTCCAATTTTGGGTATACACATTGTTGATCATAGAGGATATCCACTACCTGATCCACTTGATGTTCAGTGTCAAAGATTAAAACCAGCTGATCTTTGTGGAAGTCATAGGGTTGTAGTTTGTACAGAAGAGCAAATTAAA GTTTTCACTTTACCAAGCATGAAAACGttttgtaagaataaaatttccatgataGAGGGCTACCATATATGTAAAGTTGGATTCTGTAGTTTTCCTAATCGAACTG aTCCAAAAACATATGAGTGTTGTGTTCTTACTCTTTCACGATCCAGTGGGATAACATTGTACAGTACTCccgagttaaaaaaatttatttccttcaatTACTGTTCCTTAGAAGACAACGA atatttacaCAAGGCATACCTATTGAATAGCGGTCTACTAGTATGTTTGAATTCTATGTCTGAGTTTGAAATAGTTTCCCTTTCTGCTTCAATCATTGCAAAACCAGTTTGTAAAATTGAACTTCCAGAAGGTGCCAGAAAACCCTTTAGACCTCTAGAGAGCATTGTTTTGGAAATGCAGAACATAGCACCTCAAAg acgtTTGTCAAATACatcaagtttaagaaataatgatCAAAATGATACAACTGATGCAG
- the LOC107443903 gene encoding lethal(2) giant larvae protein homolog 1 isoform X1, which produces MFKFKSSKTQQSNTEIAKSVEDFVSFNKIATLGFPHKPTALAWEPHLCLMAIGTQFGSIRIYGAPGVLFSGDLRQKLCITDLIFISKKARLICLCSDNSLHLWELNEKNEIWCLEEIKSFVLVGLMKKITAIFLNSSADILYLGTMCGNIYTLNVETFEIAESVIYQDVVVQNIPDDKKLKQGAVKIISCQPSCTDCLLIGYQQGLLALWDVKKLVVISTFISSQSLESVAWQHSGIKFMSSHSDGSYVVWSTEDSSKPAEVPMTPYGPFSCKSIDKILWKTIKGGDDFIIFSGGMPRSNYGEKHTLTIMCGERHEVLDLSSKVIDFFTISDVFDDSEFDNVHALIILLEEELIALDLESESWLPFKYPYLEIPHSSPITCFQYISEVHKDMWRILMSCQRENSKFQSESEWPIKGGKVCQNNNAENNILVTGHENGCIKIWNATPTSLQLFHTFYTSELFVAVDFMEENDSGGEEWPPFRKLGNFDSLLDDSRFAIRSIILNDVCKTLVAGGSAGQIFVLQFSDVEAEKETIVTRVTIGDKCDSNIWCNPQPLIVRHGKRKFDKGFHVQCVVQLNPPAPVTSIAFHAEWNLLAAGITHGFLLYDIVQKKSVLSRYTLNISDSNNVIANVSPKAKSLKRSFRESFRKLKIRSKSLKKERTDSLCSDIPEDISRENSMKRESFTASPDPTLASSTSAELRAFDGDSESHVDDVINSVQCLYFAQSFIINNVITTPTLWVGTSCGCIYIYTITMPASDCRTSDAITCQLGKEVQLKHQAPILGIHIVDHRGYPLPDPLDVQCQRLKPADLCGSHRVVVCTEEQIKVFTLPSMKTFCKNKISMIEGYHICKVGFCSFPNRTDPKTYECCVLTLSRSSGITLYSTPELKKFISFNYCSLEDNEYLHKAYLLNSGLLVCLNSMSEFEIVSLSASIIAKPVCKIELPEGARKPFRPLESIVLEMQNIAPQSYHNNTNNTNNIEPSSEVNSYGNVEQARRLSNTSSLRNNDQNDTTDAENLSNRNRELQNQNGGSSETVSQQQLQRAPLAIIEELNSSDESHLNLSSNPPRNSCGS; this is translated from the exons atgtttaaatttaaaagttctaaaacTCAACAGTCAAACACTGAGATAGCTAAGTCAGTTGAAGATTTTGTCTCTTTTAACAAg atAGCTACTCTTGGTTTTCCTCATAAGCCTACAGCTCTAGCATGGGAGCCTCATTTATGTCTAATGGCAATTGGAACTCAGTTTGGGTCTATAAGAAT TTATGGTGCTCCTGGTGTTCTATTTTCTGGAGATCTGAGGCAAAAACTGTGCATTactgatttaattttcatttctaaaaag GCTCGTTTGATTTGTTTGTGCTCTGATAACAGTCTACATTTATgggaattaaatgaaaagaatgaaatatggTGCTTAGAAGAAATAAAGTCATTTGTTCTTGTTGGATT gatgAAAAAGATAACtgctatatttttgaattcttctGCTGATATTCTTTACTTGGGAACAATGTGTGGCAACATTTATACCTTGAATGTTGAAACCTTTGAAATTGCTGAAAGTGTTATCTACCAAGATGTTGTTGTGCAAAA TATTCCAgatgataaaaaattgaaacaaggagcagttaaaattatttcttgtcaGCCATCTTGTACAGATTGTCTTTTGATTGGTTATCAGCAAGGATTACTAGCTTTATGGGATGTAAAGAAGTTGGTTGTTATCAGTACATTTATTAGTAGTCag aGTTTAGAATCTGTTGCATGGCAGCATTCAGGAATTAAGTTTATGAGTTCTCATAGTGATGGTAGTTATGTCGTATGGAGTACTGAAGATTCCTCTAAACCAGCAGAAGTACCCATGACACCATATG GTCCATTTTCATGTAAATCCATTGATAAGATCTTGTGGAAAACTATAAAAGGCGG ggatgattttataatattttctggtGGAATGCCTCGATCCAATTATGGAGAGAAACATACTTTGACAATCATGTGTGGTGAAAGGCATGAAGTTTTGGACTTATCCTCCaaagttatagatttttttactatatctGATGTTTTTGATGATTCAG AATTCGATAATGTTCATGCGTTAATCATATTGCTTGAAGAAGAGCTTATAGCACTAGACTTAGAGTCTGAATCTTGGCTGCCATTTAAGTATCCTTATTTAGAAATCCCTCATTCTTCACCTATAACATGTTTTCAGTACATTTCTGAGGTTCATAAAGATATGTGGAGGATTTTAATGAGCTGCCAGAGGGAAAACTCAAAATTCCAGTCTGAGAgt GAGTGGCCAATTAAAGGTGGTAAGGTTTGTCAGAATAATAATGCTGAAAACAACATTCTAGTCACTGGTCATGAAAATGGGTGCATAAAAATTTGGAATGCAACTCCAACATCGCTGCAGTTGTTTCACACTTTCTATACATCAGAATTGTTTGTTGCTGTTGATTTCATGGAAGAAAATGATAGTGGTGGGGAGGAATGGCCTCCATTTCGAAAG CTTGGAAATTTTGATTCTCTTTTGGATGATTCACGTTTTGCAATTCGCAGCATCATTTTGAATGATGTGTGCAAAACGCTTGTTGCAGGAGGATCTGCTGGACAAATCTTTGTACTTCAATTCTCAGATGTTGAAGCAGAGAAGGAaacaatt GTTACACGAGTTACAATTGGTGACAAATGCGATAGTAACATATGGTGTAATCCGCAACCATTAATTGTTCGACATGGTAAAAGGAAATTTGACAAAGGTTTTCATGTCCAGTGTGTTGTTCAATTGAATCCTCCTGCTCCTGTTACATCCATAGCATTTCATGCAGAGTGGAATTT ATTAGCTGCTGGCATTACACATGGGTTTCTTCTGTATGACATAGTACAAAAGAAATCTGTTTTATCAAGGTATACTTTAAACATTTCAg ataGCAATAATGTGATAGCAAATGTCTCTCCAAAAGCTAAATCTTTAAAAAGGTCATTTAGAGAATCATTTCGGAAGCTGAAAATCAGGAGTAAATCTCTGAAAAAAGAGCGTACAGACTCTTTATGCAGTGATATACCTGAAGATAT TTCGAGGGAAAACAGCATGAAGCGAGAAAGTTTCACTGCCAGTCCTGATCCAACTTTAGCCAGTTCCACTTCAGCTGAACTCCGTGCCTTTGATGGGGATAGTGAATCTCATGTTGATGATGTGATCAATTCCGTTCAATGTTTATATTTTGcacaaagttttattattaaca ATGTGATTACTACTCCTACTTTATGGGTTGGTACAAGTTGTGGctgcatttatatatatacaattacaATGCCTGCCAGTGACTGTCGTACGTCTGATGCAATCACATGCCAGTTag GTAAAGAAGTACAGTTAAAACATCAAGCTCCAATTTTGGGTATACACATTGTTGATCATAGAGGATATCCACTACCTGATCCACTTGATGTTCAGTGTCAAAGATTAAAACCAGCTGATCTTTGTGGAAGTCATAGGGTTGTAGTTTGTACAGAAGAGCAAATTAAA GTTTTCACTTTACCAAGCATGAAAACGttttgtaagaataaaatttccatgataGAGGGCTACCATATATGTAAAGTTGGATTCTGTAGTTTTCCTAATCGAACTG aTCCAAAAACATATGAGTGTTGTGTTCTTACTCTTTCACGATCCAGTGGGATAACATTGTACAGTACTCccgagttaaaaaaatttatttccttcaatTACTGTTCCTTAGAAGACAACGA atatttacaCAAGGCATACCTATTGAATAGCGGTCTACTAGTATGTTTGAATTCTATGTCTGAGTTTGAAATAGTTTCCCTTTCTGCTTCAATCATTGCAAAACCAGTTTGTAAAATTGAACTTCCAGAAGGTGCCAGAAAACCCTTTAGACCTCTAGAGAGCATTGTTTTGGAAATGCAGAACATAGCACCTCAAAg ttatcATAACAATactaataatacaaataatatcgAACCATCAAGTGAAGTGAATAGTTATGGCAATGTAGAACAAGCtag acgtTTGTCAAATACatcaagtttaagaaataatgatCAAAATGATACAACTGATGCAG